A single Carnobacterium alterfunditum DSM 5972 DNA region contains:
- the plsY gene encoding glycerol-3-phosphate 1-O-acyltransferase PlsY, translating into MFIIAYLLGSIPSGVWIGTKFYGKDIRQFGSGNSGTTNTFRVLGKTAGIFVLLADVLKGTLAASLPLLFDLPINPMVVGLGAVLGHTYPIFAQFKGGKAVATSAGALLAYNPPFFIYCVGVFIILLFLTRMVSLSSMIALPIIVLSSLFIGDWILTLIASILALFILYRHRDNIKRIRNGTENKVPFGLGYKKDTL; encoded by the coding sequence ATGTTTATTATTGCTTATTTATTAGGTTCAATCCCCTCAGGAGTTTGGATCGGAACAAAATTTTACGGAAAAGATATTCGTCAGTTTGGCAGCGGCAATTCTGGAACAACTAACACGTTTAGAGTATTAGGGAAAACAGCAGGCATTTTTGTATTGCTGGCTGACGTATTAAAAGGAACACTAGCTGCAAGTTTACCATTGCTGTTCGATCTGCCTATTAATCCTATGGTTGTCGGTCTAGGGGCAGTACTTGGCCATACGTATCCTATTTTTGCTCAATTTAAGGGCGGTAAAGCAGTTGCTACAAGTGCAGGAGCTCTTTTAGCTTATAATCCTCCCTTTTTTATCTATTGCGTGGGTGTGTTCATAATATTATTATTTCTAACCAGGATGGTAAGCCTTTCGAGTATGATCGCATTGCCAATCATTGTTCTTTCTAGTTTATTCATAGGAGATTGGATCTTGACCCTTATTGCATCGATCTTAGCTCTTTTCATTCTCTACAGACATCGAGACAATATTAAACGTATCCGCAATGGTACCGAGAACAAAGTTCCGTTTGGACTAGGCTATAAAAAAGATACTCTATAA
- a CDS encoding aldose 1-epimerase family protein — MISLENSLLTVSISTKGAELQSIKNPTEGIEYLWQGDPTFWGRKAPVLFPIVGRLQNDQYRYKGKTYPLNQHGFARDSEFHVEEQTATMVRLTTYSTPDTKKYYPFDFQLTLIYTLEANTVNVSYLVKNTHASEELYFSIGGHPGFNVPMTSDTTFEDYYLSFLPRRTRGQIPLVGSYLDLENKTLGQTNTEIALKRTLFDNDALIYETKGKNTFSIHSEKTTHSVSLTFEDFPFTGIWSPPKKEAPFVCIEPWFGIADTTDFTGELNKKLGIQHLKGKEAFSANYTISLS, encoded by the coding sequence ATGATCTCACTCGAAAACAGCTTATTGACAGTATCCATTTCTACAAAAGGCGCTGAACTTCAAAGTATTAAAAATCCTACTGAGGGGATAGAATATTTATGGCAAGGAGATCCCACTTTTTGGGGTAGAAAAGCACCAGTATTATTTCCAATCGTAGGACGTTTACAAAATGATCAGTATCGCTATAAAGGGAAAACCTATCCATTAAATCAACATGGTTTTGCAAGGGATAGTGAATTTCACGTTGAAGAACAAACCGCAACAATGGTCCGCTTAACGACGTATTCTACTCCTGATACAAAAAAATACTATCCATTTGATTTTCAATTGACTCTGATATATACCTTAGAAGCGAATACCGTTAACGTCAGTTACTTAGTAAAGAACACCCATGCATCAGAAGAGTTGTATTTTTCAATTGGCGGTCATCCTGGGTTCAACGTTCCGATGACAAGTGATACTACATTTGAAGATTATTATTTAAGCTTTTTACCTAGAAGAACTCGTGGACAAATCCCTTTAGTCGGTTCTTATTTAGATTTAGAGAATAAGACATTGGGTCAAACCAATACAGAGATCGCCTTAAAAAGAACGTTATTCGACAATGATGCTCTGATTTATGAAACAAAAGGAAAAAATACTTTTTCGATCCATTCGGAAAAAACGACTCATTCTGTTTCGTTAACGTTTGAAGATTTTCCTTTTACGGGCATTTGGTCTCCTCCTAAAAAAGAAGCCCCATTTGTTTGTATTGAACCATGGTTTGGGATAGCAGATACAACTGATTTTACCGGTGAATTAAATAAAAAGCTTGGTATCCAACATTTAAAAGGCAAAGAAGCTTTTTCTGCTAACTACACTATCTCATTAAGTTGA
- the codY gene encoding GTP-sensing pleiotropic transcriptional regulator CodY, translated as MNDLLQKMRKINHLLQTKGGVVKSDASTDGELAFTDMAIVLGDVLDANTYLIDDAGNLLGYHEKHEINNERVKQILLDGKFPAKYTRSMLEIYETRSNIDIESDYTIFPIEARDMFVGGLTTIIPVFVAGERLGTLLLARLHPNFDDTDLILSEHAATVVGIEILYKKSTQIAESARNTATVQMAIKTLSYSELKAIKAIFEELDGTEGRITASNVADKVGITRSVIVNALRKLESGGIIESRSLGMKGTYIKVQNTKFIEALEKESIY; from the coding sequence ATGAATGATTTACTGCAAAAAATGCGTAAGATCAACCACCTATTGCAAACAAAAGGCGGAGTCGTAAAATCGGATGCTTCGACAGACGGAGAATTAGCTTTTACTGATATGGCTATTGTATTAGGTGATGTTCTTGATGCAAACACTTATTTAATTGATGATGCCGGAAATCTATTGGGTTATCATGAAAAACATGAAATTAATAATGAGCGTGTCAAACAGATACTGCTTGATGGGAAATTTCCAGCAAAATATACGCGCAGTATGTTAGAAATTTATGAAACAAGATCGAATATAGACATCGAAAGTGACTATACCATATTCCCAATCGAAGCACGGGATATGTTTGTTGGAGGTTTAACGACCATAATCCCTGTTTTTGTTGCAGGGGAAAGATTAGGAACGCTCTTACTTGCACGTTTACACCCGAATTTTGATGATACTGATTTAATCTTAAGCGAACATGCAGCTACCGTTGTTGGGATCGAGATATTGTATAAAAAATCTACCCAAATCGCAGAATCAGCCCGTAATACAGCAACTGTTCAAATGGCTATCAAGACGCTGTCTTATAGTGAACTTAAGGCTATTAAGGCTATTTTTGAAGAATTAGATGGTACTGAAGGACGTATAACAGCTTCTAATGTAGCAGATAAAGTGGGAATCACTCGTTCTGTCATTGTAAATGCATTACGTAAGTTAGAATCTGGCGGTATTATTGAATCAAGATCGCTAGGGATGAAAGGAACGTATATCAAAGTACAGAACACAAAATTTATTGAGGCGCTAGAAAAAGAATCCATTTATTAA
- the hslU gene encoding ATP-dependent protease ATPase subunit HslU has translation MTKEDMTPREIVAELDKYIVGQTMAKKSVAVALRNRQRRLKVTEDMQKEITPKNLLMIGATGVGKTEIARRLATIVQAPFIKVEATKFTEVGYIGRDVESMVRDLVEASIQIVEKQQYSNVYTQAERNAIERIVKLLIPGIKKEKKQSTTANPFESMFKNMGVDPNQLAPQDEEVEEEVTEAISTDREKMKQQIRNGVLDERELTIQVESQKKAMNSPMGAGLEQMGIDLNETLGALRPKSKIKRTVTVKKAIDLFIQEESAKLVNSEDIHSMAVDLAQNAGIIFIDEFDKITSKNQNSGTVSREGVQRDILPIVEGSQVSTKYGPVQTDHILFIASGAFHVSKPSDLIPELQGRFPIRVELDDLTKEDFVKILTEPNNALLKQYIAMLETENVKITFTYESIERLAEIAYKVNQETDNIGARRLHTILEKLLEDLLFEAPDMQMADITITENYVNEKIEHIVEDKDLSRYIL, from the coding sequence ATGACTAAAGAAGATATGACTCCAAGAGAGATCGTTGCTGAATTAGATAAATACATTGTTGGTCAAACGATGGCCAAAAAATCAGTTGCTGTAGCTTTGCGTAATCGTCAAAGACGTCTAAAAGTAACAGAAGATATGCAAAAAGAGATCACACCTAAAAATTTATTGATGATCGGTGCAACTGGAGTTGGGAAAACCGAAATTGCTCGCCGATTAGCAACGATCGTTCAAGCACCTTTTATAAAAGTTGAAGCAACGAAATTTACCGAAGTTGGGTATATTGGACGAGACGTTGAATCGATGGTACGTGACTTAGTAGAAGCTTCTATTCAAATTGTAGAAAAACAACAATATTCAAATGTTTATACTCAGGCAGAAAGAAATGCCATTGAACGGATCGTTAAACTTTTGATACCAGGTATCAAAAAAGAAAAAAAACAAAGTACTACTGCAAACCCTTTTGAGTCTATGTTTAAAAATATGGGCGTAGATCCTAATCAATTAGCTCCGCAAGATGAAGAAGTAGAAGAAGAAGTAACGGAAGCGATTTCGACAGACCGTGAAAAAATGAAACAGCAGATTCGCAATGGTGTTTTAGATGAAAGAGAATTAACCATCCAAGTAGAAAGTCAGAAAAAAGCGATGAATTCGCCTATGGGTGCTGGTTTAGAACAAATGGGCATCGATTTAAACGAAACTTTAGGGGCATTACGTCCCAAATCAAAAATCAAACGGACCGTTACCGTAAAAAAAGCGATCGATCTTTTTATTCAAGAAGAATCGGCAAAATTGGTCAACTCAGAGGATATTCATTCAATGGCTGTTGATTTAGCGCAAAATGCAGGTATTATTTTCATCGATGAATTTGATAAAATCACATCTAAAAACCAAAATAGTGGTACCGTATCTAGAGAAGGTGTCCAACGCGATATTTTACCGATCGTCGAAGGCTCACAAGTCAGCACCAAATATGGTCCTGTCCAAACCGATCATATCTTATTTATTGCTTCTGGTGCCTTCCATGTTTCTAAACCAAGTGATCTGATCCCTGAATTACAAGGAAGATTTCCGATCCGTGTAGAATTAGACGACTTGACCAAAGAAGATTTTGTCAAGATCTTAACTGAACCGAATAATGCATTATTAAAACAATATATCGCCATGTTAGAAACTGAAAATGTTAAGATCACTTTTACGTATGAATCTATCGAACGTTTAGCTGAGATTGCATATAAAGTCAATCAAGAAACCGATAATATTGGAGCTAGAAGGTTGCATACGATCTTAGAAAAACTTTTAGAAGACTTGCTTTTTGAAGCGCCCGATATGCAAATGGCCGATATTACCATCACTGAAAATTACGTGAATGAAAAAATTGAACATATTGTAGAAGACAAAGATTTAAGTCGCTACATTTTATAA
- the hslV gene encoding ATP-dependent protease subunit HslV translates to MTEFHATTIFAIQHDGKSAMAGDGQVTMGEQVIMKGTARKVRRIYNDEVLVGFAGSVADAFTLEEKFEAKLHEYKGNLTRAAVELAQEWRSDRAMQKLEALLIVMNKEEMLMVSGGGEVIQPDDGILAIGSGGNFALAAGRALKKLGKDLTAAEIAKESLNTAADICVFTNHNIIVEEL, encoded by the coding sequence ATGACAGAATTTCATGCAACAACGATATTTGCTATTCAGCACGACGGAAAAAGTGCAATGGCTGGTGATGGTCAAGTAACAATGGGTGAACAAGTGATCATGAAAGGCACAGCTCGAAAAGTTCGTCGAATCTATAATGATGAAGTGCTGGTTGGTTTTGCCGGAAGTGTCGCTGATGCCTTTACGTTAGAAGAAAAGTTTGAAGCTAAGTTACACGAGTATAAAGGGAATCTAACACGCGCAGCTGTAGAATTGGCTCAAGAATGGCGTTCGGATCGCGCGATGCAGAAACTAGAAGCATTGCTGATCGTCATGAATAAAGAAGAAATGTTGATGGTGTCTGGTGGAGGCGAAGTGATCCAACCAGATGACGGAATTTTGGCCATTGGTTCAGGCGGTAACTTTGCACTCGCAGCGGGTAGAGCCTTAAAAAAACTTGGCAAAGATTTAACAGCAGCCGAAATTGCAAAAGAAAGCTTAAATACTGCTGCGGATATCTGTGTCTTTACGAATCACAACATTATCGTTGAAGAATTATAA